TTGAAGAAATGAATCCGGATTGGAAGGATTTATCAAAAGAATGGTTTGAAGAATAGATTCTATTTTTTTATTGTCATTGCCCGCCTGCCGAGCGGGCAGGCGAGCCCAAAGGGCGCGGCAATCTTTTATATCTTTGGCGATTGCTTCATTTCATTCTCAATGACAAAACCAAAAAAGATATGTCATTGCGAGGAATCGCGCATTTTGCGGGATGACGACGCAATCCCCATATTAATAATATTTTCTCTGTGTGCTCTGTGGCTAAACCGAATCCAAGGCCGCATACTCCTGCCAGAATTGTACCGACTCGGCCCATTCTTCCGATGAATAATGTGCTTTAGTGCCCCCAGTTAATTCTAACTGATTTCGCATCATAGTCACCGGCCCCATGGGCAATTTATCCACACCTTTTGGGATAGCATGGATGCTGATTAATTCCCATTCAGCGTTTGTGGATTGTTCGTCATTTTCTGCCAACACATCATGACGATACAAAATATATTCAATTTTCCACGCTTTCACCGGCGTCCCCGATTTAGCCCGTGTCTGGATGTAGGGCTTTTCTGACGGTTGCCGTTGAATAAGCTGAGAAACTAATTTTGTATTTTCATCAATTTTTATAAATGGACATTCAAACTCATGAATAATTTCTGTACTCCCATTGACGATGAGAACCCCGTCGCGATATCCTTCTATATAATGTCCATTGGCCATTCGTTTTTCAGCATCTTGAGCAATAGCCTCAAATGAAAGGGATTCAGAGTATGTTTTCCCAGATCTTTTTATTTGTCGGCGGACAAATTTATTTACTGCTACTTTTTCCATAATAATGTTATCTCTTTCTTTCCCTTCGACCTTCAATTTCGTGTATTTAGTGTGTTTCGTAGGAGAGTGTTTTAAACAGGTTTAGGTGTAAAGAAAAAATTATTCACATAGATTTGTCGATTGGGATTAGTTTGATATGTATAAAGATCAAAATTATCCAAACTCACAAGTGAATTGCCATTGTAGAACCAACCATCATAATTGAGATTCGTAAAAAATTCAAATACCGCATTTACATTTTCTGGACCATTATGACGCGCTTCACATTCGAGTAATACAACTGGCTTAAAACGAGTTAAGACTTTTTTCCCACCCATGAGGACATCCAGTTCATGGCCTTCCACATCACATTTTATCAAGTCTATTGTTTTCAAATTTCGCAATAATGTAAAGTTATCCAACGTTGTTGTATGCACATTGATTTGGGTAGCATTTTTATTGCCACTTGTTTTTAATGATGCACTTGGAGATGGTCTTCCTCCGGGAATATTCATTGTTGTGTCAGATTCCATAGAAGAAAGGGCCATCGTTTCTACTTGAATATTCTGATATTTTGATCGCTTCGCAATGCCGGATAAATATTGATTTAACTGCGGTTGTGGTTCAAAGGCATACACATATCCTGTTTCTCCAACTCGTTTCGACATCCAATAGGTATAAGCACCTTTGTGTGCGCCAATATCTAAGACAACCTGCCCCGAATTTAAGTGCCTTAATAAAAAGTTAATTTCCGGTTTTTCTGTACGAAGTCGATATCGCCACGCTCGAAATACCCAGCGCATATAATCGTTATTTAAATTAGAGCGTTTCATTTTTTCCATGGATATAGTTTTTTATTCCAGTTGAGTGCTTTGTATTTTTTGAGAATCTTCATTGTTTCATCAACAGGGAGTGCTTCCATTGTACCATAGCGACTGGAAACTGTTTCTGCCATGAATAATGAATTAATGATAGCCTCTTCCGTCGCTTCAACCGTAGCCATAAATAAACCATTCATATGGCGGTTTTTAACCTCTTCCCGGGTGATGGTTAGGCCATCTGATGAATTGGCTTTGTGGGTGGAAAAAATTATAGCATAATCTCCACTACCATTGGATGAATAACCCCCGACTCTACCAAAGGCATGATCCACTCGTTTTGCTATGCGTTTTAAGTTTCGATTAGAAAGAGGAGCGTCTGTGGCGATCACAATCATGCATGACCCTTCGTCTTCATCATAGGGAATGGAAGAAGCAAAAGGTGATTTCTTGAGCTCCCGTCCTACCGGTGCCCCATTAATCATGAGCGATCCACCAAAATTGGTTTGGACCAAAACGCCGATGGTATATCCACCAGCTTCTTTTGGAAGCACTCGGGAGGCTGTGCCCATACCGCCTTTAAATCCCAATGCTCGCGTTCCCGTTCCGGCGCCCACAGATCCTTCTGCCACTGGTCCTGATTTTGCATTTTGAATTGCTGAAAAAACATGTGCTTTTTTTACGTGTCGTCCGCGAATATCGTTAAGGCCGCTGTCATTTGTTTCTCCCACTACCGGATTGACAGAACGTATATTTGGGTTCTCGGATATCATATAATCCACAATTGCATTGGCCACCAGAAAAGTGTTTAGCGTATTGGTGAGTGCAATGGGTGATTCAATAGTTCCAAGTTCTTCAACTTGGGTAAATCCCAGCGCTTTACCATATCCATTGGTTACATGGACGGCGCCCATAACTTTATCTTTAAATAAATCGCCGCCGTGTGGTTTGATTATGGTAACGCCAGTCCTGACACTATCACCTTGGATAACAGTTTCGTGACCAACCGATACACCGGCAACATCAGTGATTGCATTCCATTGTCCTGTTTGAAACAGGCCGATCTCTAGGCCTCGATCCCTTGGGCGGATTTTTTGAGCAATTACTGTTGATCCCAATGAGAAACATAATAAAATTGTAATGACAGATAATTTTTTCATGTCCAAAGCTACAATATCATAAAAGGATTTACTCATATCTTTAAGAGGGCGCAAATTGAACCTTGTGAAAAAAGGGTTTGATGAATGGCAGACTATATTGGTTTAGATAATTATGAAATTGTAAATGATCTTTTGCTGGTTTCTTTTTCCGATAAAAGTGAAGTAATGATCGAATTAAAGAAACTGCGGGAGCAATGTCCTTGTGCCAATTGCCAGGGAGAAACAGATGCCTTAGGTAATTTGTATAAAGGCCCAGACCAGGCATTTTCAGAATCAAGTTTCCAAGTTAGTGGTATTCAACCAGTGGGGTACTATGGTTTACGCCCCTTTTGGAAAGATGGCCATAGCACAGGAATTTTTACCGGTGACCTGTTAAAAAAATTATCGGAATAATTTATTTTTCTTCAACAAATGAATAATATAATTTCACAAAAAATAACTCATAAGTTTGTGAGGACCCTTTTAATAATTTCCGCATTATTTTTTTGCGACTTTTGTGCTTTATGTGGCGATTTTAATGGATGAAATGTTTGATGTTATCATAATTGGCGCGGGAGTTATTGGATTGGCTATCGCCCGATCCCTTGGAGAGTCCTCCCAAAAGTCCGTTTTGGTTATTGAAAAGGAAGAATCGTTTGGCCGAGGAATTTCTAGCCGAAACAGTGAGGTCATTCATTCTGGAATATATTATGAACCTGATTC
The nucleotide sequence above comes from Candidatus Neomarinimicrobiota bacterium. Encoded proteins:
- a CDS encoding DUF971 domain-containing protein, which gives rise to MADYIGLDNYEIVNDLLLVSFSDKSEVMIELKKLREQCPCANCQGETDALGNLYKGPDQAFSESSFQVSGIQPVGYYGLRPFWKDGHSTGIFTGDLLKKLSE
- a CDS encoding FkbM family methyltransferase; the protein is MKRSNLNNDYMRWVFRAWRYRLRTEKPEINFLLRHLNSGQVVLDIGAHKGAYTYWMSKRVGETGYVYAFEPQPQLNQYLSGIAKRSKYQNIQVETMALSSMESDTTMNIPGGRPSPSASLKTSGNKNATQINVHTTTLDNFTLLRNLKTIDLIKCDVEGHELDVLMGGKKVLTRFKPVVLLECEARHNGPENVNAVFEFFTNLNYDGWFYNGNSLVSLDNFDLYTYQTNPNRQIYVNNFFFTPKPV
- a CDS encoding DUF3228 family protein — its product is MEKVAVNKFVRRQIKRSGKTYSESLSFEAIAQDAEKRMANGHYIEGYRDGVLIVNGSTEIIHEFECPFIKIDENTKLVSQLIQRQPSEKPYIQTRAKSGTPVKAWKIEYILYRHDVLAENDEQSTNAEWELISIHAIPKGVDKLPMGPVTMMRNQLELTGGTKAHYSSEEWAESVQFWQEYAALDSV
- a CDS encoding P1 family peptidase — translated: MKKLSVITILLCFSLGSTVIAQKIRPRDRGLEIGLFQTGQWNAITDVAGVSVGHETVIQGDSVRTGVTIIKPHGGDLFKDKVMGAVHVTNGYGKALGFTQVEELGTIESPIALTNTLNTFLVANAIVDYMISENPNIRSVNPVVGETNDSGLNDIRGRHVKKAHVFSAIQNAKSGPVAEGSVGAGTGTRALGFKGGMGTASRVLPKEAGGYTIGVLVQTNFGGSLMINGAPVGRELKKSPFASSIPYDEDEGSCMIVIATDAPLSNRNLKRIAKRVDHAFGRVGGYSSNGSGDYAIIFSTHKANSSDGLTITREEVKNRHMNGLFMATVEATEEAIINSLFMAETVSSRYGTMEALPVDETMKILKKYKALNWNKKLYPWKK